Proteins encoded together in one Jaculus jaculus isolate mJacJac1 chromosome 7, mJacJac1.mat.Y.cur, whole genome shotgun sequence window:
- the LOC123462240 gene encoding ezrin-like, with product MPRPINVRVTTMDAELEFAIQPNTTGKQLFDQVVKTIGLREVWYFGLQYVDNKGFPTWLKLDKKVSAQEVRKENPVQFKFRAKFYPEDVSEELIQDITQKLFFLQVKEGILSDEIYCPPETAVLLGSYAVQAKFGDYNKELHKSGYLSSERLIPQRVMDQHKLTRDQWEDRIQVWHAEHRGMLKDSAMLEYLKIAQDLEMYGINYFEIKNKKGTDLWLGVDALGLNIYEKDDKLTPKIGFPWSEIRNISFNDKKFVIKPIDKKAPDFVFYAPRLRINKRILQLCMGNHELYMRRRKPDTIEVQQMKAQAREEKHQKQLERQQLETEKKRRETLEREKEQMLREKEELMMRLQDYEQKTKKAEKELSEQIERALQLEDEKKRAQEEAERLEADRVAALRAKEELERQAQDQIKSQEQLATELAEYTAKIALLEEARRRKEDEVEEWQHRAKEAQDDLVKTKEELHLVMTAPPPPPAYEPVNFHVQEGLQDEGADPTGYSAELSSEGILDDRNEEKRITEAEKNERVQRQLLTLSNELSQARDENKRTHNDIIHNENMRQGRDKYKTLRQIRQGNTKQRIDEFEAM from the coding sequence ATGCCCCGGCCAATCAATGTCCGCGTGACCACCATGGATGCGGAGCTGGAGTTCGCCATCCAGCCCAACACCACCGGGAAGCAGCTTTTCGACCAGGTGGTAAAGACTATTGGCCTCCGGGAGGTATGGTACTTTGGCCTCCAGTATGTGGACAATAAAGGATTTCCCACCTGGTTGAAACTTGATAAAAAGGTGTCCGCACAGGAGGTCAGGAAAGAGAACCCCGTCCAGTTCAAGTTCCGGGCCAAGTTCTACCCCGAGGATGTGTCCGAAGAGCTCATCCAGGACATCACGCAGAAGCTGTTCTTCCTGCAGGTGAAGGAGGGCATTCTCAGCGACGAGATCTACTGTCCCCCCGAGACGGCTGTGCTCCTGGGCTCCTATGCCGTACAGGCCAAGTTCGGGGACTATAACAAGGAGCTTCACAAGTCTGGGTACCTCAGCTCCGAGCGGCTGATCCCTCAGAGAGTCATGGACCAGCACAAGCTTACCAGGGACCAGTGGGAGGACCGGATCCAGGTGTGGCATGCGGAGCACCGGGGCATGCTCAAAGACAGCGCCATGCTGGAATACCTGAAGATTGCCCAGGACCTGGAAATGTACGGAATCAACTATTTCGAGatcaaaaacaagaaaggaacaGACCTTTGGCTTGGAGTTGACGCCCTGGGACTTAACATTTATGAGAAAGATGACAAGTTGACCCCAAAGATTGGCTTCCCTTGGAGCGAAATCAGGAACATCTCTTTCAATGACAAAAAGTTCGTTATCAAGCCCATCGACAAGAAGGCTCCTGACTTTGTGTTCTACGCTCCCCGCCTGAGAATCAACAAGCGGATCCTGCAGCTCTGCATGGGGAACCACGAGCTGTACATGCGCCGCAGGAAGCCGGACACCATCGAGGTGCAGCAGATGAAGGCCCAGGCGCGGGAGGAGAAGCACCAGAAGCAGCTGGAGCGGCAACAGTTGGAAAccgagaagaagaggagagagaccttggagagggaaaaggagcagATGCTGCGCGAGAAGGAGGAATTGATGATGCGGCTGCAGGACTACGAGCAGAAGACCAAGAAGGCCGAGAAAGAGCTCTCAGAGCAGATCGAGAGGGCGCTCCAGCTGGAGGACGAGAAGAAGCGAGCCCAGGAGGAGGCCGAGCGCCTGGAGGCTGACCGTGTGGCCGCCCTGCGGGccaaggaggagctggagagacaggcCCAGGATCAGATAAAGAGCCAGGAGCAGCTGGCCACAGAGCTGGCGGAGTACACCGCCAAGATCGCGCTGCTGGAGGAGGCACGGCGACGCAAGGAGGACGAAGTTGAGGAGTGGCAGCACCGGGCCAAGGAAGCCCAGGACGACCTGGTGAAGACCAAGGAGGAGCTGCACCTGGTAATGACGGCGCCCCCGCCGCCCCCAGCCTACGAGCCCGTGAACTTCCACGTGCAGGAAGGTCTGCAGGACGAGGGTGCGGATCCCACGGGCTACAGCGCCGAGCTGTCCAGCGAGGGCATCCTGGACGACCGCAACGAGGAGAAGCGCATCACCGAGGCCGAGAAGAACGAGCGTGTCCAGCGGCAGCTGCTGACCCTGAGCAACGAGCTGTCCCAGGCCAGAGATGAGAACAAGAGGACCCACAATGACATCATCCACAACGAGAACATGAGGCAAGGCCGGGACAAGTACAAGACGCTGCGGCAGATCCGGCAGGGCAACACCAAGCAGCGGATCGACGAGTTCGAGGCGATGTAA